From Zonotrichia leucophrys gambelii isolate GWCS_2022_RI chromosome 19, RI_Zleu_2.0, whole genome shotgun sequence:
ttttttttttttttttttgttttgcagattGTGGATGTCTTTATGGAATATAATTTAATCCAGCAATGTACAGCCTTTTTGCTGGATGCACTGAAGAATAATCGTCCCTCAGAAGGTCCCCTGCAAACACGTTTACTTGAGATGAACCTCATGCACGCCCCTCAGGTACTGCTCAGACTCCCTGCACCTGGACATGGCAAACACTGCTGGGAGTGCTCAGGAGCTGAGTGAAAACGTTCCCTGTTCCTTCCAGGTTGCAGATGCCATCCTGGGAAACCAAATGTTTACTCACTATGACCGGGCTCACATAGCTCAGCTGTGTGAGAAGGCTGGTTTGCTGCAGAGAGCACTCGAGCACTTCACAGACCTCTACGACATCAAGCGTGCGGTGGTTCACACTCACCTCCTCAACCCTGAGGTAAGGCATCAAACCCTGCACCTGCAAATCCTGCCTCTAATAACTGCTCTGTACTCAGGTCTAAAATGCCTTATGTGTCTTTGCAGTGGTTAGTGAATTATTTTGGGTCCTTGTCAGTAGAAGACTCCCTGGAGTGTCTGCGTGCGATGCTGTCCGCTAACATCCGTCAGAACCTGCAGATCTGTGTCCAGGTGGCTTCCAAATACCACGAACAGCTGTCAACACAGTCACTCATTGAGCTCTTTGAGTCCTTCAAGAGCTTTGAAGGTGAGCCTGTACTTGTGCAAGAGGAGCTGGTGCTCACCTCGTTACAGATGTGTGTCTGTCTGCTGAAATCTAGAATGCCATAATGAGCTTAACTAGTTAGGCCTCAGACTGTGTTGAAACAGATCTAAACCTTTCCCTGTTTAGGGTGGATACCACTATTCAGTTgcataatttgtttttctgaaatccAGGAAAATGTTTGGAGCTGTAGAAAAACCTTGAATGCTGGCCTTTTGCCTTTGTCCAAAATGGGTGCCTTAAATTTCTGTAGCCTTTGGGATTTGTACTTTTAAATGAGACCAGCAAATAATATATTGATTGTTTCTCTCCaggtttgttttatttcctgggCTCCATTGTAAACTTCAGCCAGGATCCAGATGTGCACTTCAAGTACATTCAAGCTGCATGCAAGACAGGACAAATTAAAGAAGTGGAAAGAATCTGCAGGGAAAGCAACTGCTATGATCCAGAACGTGTTAAAAACTTCCTCAAGGTAATGTTTGGGTAACACTGGACTGTCTGGGGCTGTTGGGGGTTCTGATAAAACATGGTGTGTCACTAGTGAAATGAGGCAGCTCTGTGAAAATAGATGAGTTTTAACCTTTGCACTTAAGGATCCAAGTGTCCTCAAACCTGAGGTATCTGCCATGTTGACAGTACCTCCTAATGGAGTCTGAGCCTGGAATATTGTCTAAAAAATAAGAATGTCAGGTCACTTCCTCACTGTTCTTGCTAAGGTTAATCTGGCTTGAACTCTTAACCTGTAGTAAATGTACCAGCTTACCTAGAACTTGTTAAAAATGTCTGCTATAAAATAGGAAACAGTTTGCTTAACTTGAGAACACCCATAGTGCCAAATGAGTTGATAACTTAATGCTTATTTATAGTGTAATCAACTCCAACTGAGCAACTACAGAAACAACAGATGAAAAGAGTCAGTTCATTCCAGAAATGCTGTCAGGTTCAGGGCTGATCTCTCTTATTCCTACACATGAAATGTCAGCCAGGTGAGCCATGGTTtagctctgctgggagatgcCAGTCAGTGGGAAATATCCTGACTGATGCAGAGCATTGCTGGAGAGTAGGGAAAGGTGCTGTGCTCAAAGTTCAGATTCTGTAGTCTTAGCACTGAGCTTATTGACAGACACAACACTGAGAAATACCTGAGGAACCATGTGGGAGGGGAAAACTTTATCTGGGAACATTTCCTGCCTTCATGTTTGTTGGTTACATAGCATAGTCTTAGATTTTGCTGATCATATCTGAAGATGGCAAAACTCTTCCCAAGAGAATTCTCTAAAACTAACCTGGTGTCACCGAGGTGTAAGGTATGTCATTTGATCAAGCCACCTAAGATATGTTATCAAGCTGTCAAATTCCTGATGAAAGTTATTGTTTTTTGTGCTGTTCCATGTCTGGAATGTGCAGGACATGTACCAGGTAAATCTCCCAGTACAGGCCTCCCTGTGTAAAGTCCTTAAGTGTAATTTATATGTAGGATTATATTCTGGGATGTGCATGTTGGAATAAGTGATCTGAAAAATGCATCCGGAATACTGTCTGCCACATAGACTAAGCTTCTGTACTGTAACCATTGTAACCTTATGCTGAAAGTTGGAATGCTTTTAGATAATTAATCTGGTAAGCAGTTTAAGTAGTACTGCTATAGAGCTGAATTCTCACTGTTCTCTAAATCCATAGTTAGGAGGTATCACATGACACATGGCACTCAAAGTTAATTCTGTATCTAAGTTTTACATTATCAACCACAACTTAATCTAGTCTTGgttaaatttcttttgaaatccCAGAGTGCTAATCCTGCACACCAAACACCAGTGGCAAACTAAAAATATTCTCTATAGCCTAGGCTTGTAATAGTTGTATTGTGTTGTAAAACTCTGTAGAGTCTGCCATGCAAAGGAGCAGGGTTAAACTCCAAAAAGCTTCTTGCTCCTCACTCCCTGCAGTGGGTGTGAGTGCTCTCACTTTACATCTTGCAAACAACTAGCTGAACAACAAGCTGTCATTATTTGGTTGACTGTTGAGATTGGCTTTCCAAATTCAGCTGCTTTGACAGTTTAAGTGACTGTATTATTTGTCTGCTTAAGTCCAAGAGCAAAACCAAATTACTAAAGCTGTTCTCTTTTAGGAAGCTAAACTCACTGACCAGCTGCCTCTCATCATTGTGTGCGACCGCTTTGACTTTGTCCACGACTTGGTGCTGTATTTGTATAGAAATAATCTCCAGAAATATATTGAGATTTATGTACAGAAGGTAGGTGACAACTTGCCCCTTGGCTTCAGTGAGTCAAATTGATCAGTTTTTACAGTATCATGTACAATTACAGGCATCATGTTTAAGTATTCTGCAAACAGATTTGTGCCTGAGACTGACATTTAAGTGATTATTAGTGGCCTCCAGTAAATTAGCCCTGATGTGAGTCAGGGCTCGTTCTTCAGTCAGGTTAAGCAGTAACTCCCACTCATGTGCCACTTGAAGGGGGAAGAATTGGTAGAATAACTTTGGAGTTGTTGGGGTGATTTTAAGTCTCAGTATTTTGgagtggggagaaggggaagtTTTCCTTTTACCTTCCTGCAGGGACAAAGTGGATTGCTCAGGAGCTCTTCCTGTGGGAACTAAGTGAGCCAatgggctggggtgggaacACCTGCTGTCTGAAGAATTGACTTTTAAGCTTTTTCAGAACCTTAGGAGGCTGGGAGTAAAGGTGGGAAGATGGGGTCAGTCTTAACAAGCGGAGTTCTGGGGATCAGTattgctccctgctccctgccagcatcCTGACCTCTTTAAatgctcctgtgcaggtgaatCCCAGCCGTCTGCCTGTGGTTATTGGGGGACTGCTTGATGTGGATTGCTCTGAAGATGTGATCAAGAACCTCATCCTTGTAGTGAGAGGTCAATTTTCAACTGATGAACTTGTTGCAGAGGTTGAGAAAAGAAACAGGTATTAAACTTCTACAAGTCTCTTACCAATTCCAGTCTGGCAGTGCTTGCTGCTCATCCATCAGTGCATGTCACACAGCTAAAGCTGGTACTGAcacaagcagagctgggtgagAACCAGCTCTAATTCTTGACAAATGTGGGGAATCTCTCCAGATAACTTTGGTGTGTTTTCTTCATAGTGTCAGAAGGTTACACCATTATAATAATGAATCAAAATGTAGGTTAAAACAGAGCACTGGAACTCTGGTTTAGTTCTGACTATCCTACACCAAGATTGGCATCCAGAGTTTAGAAATCATGCAACTGGATATTTACTCACTCAACCTCTAACGTGAAAATCAATTCCTTCTAGGctgaagctgctcctgccctggctggaaGCAAGAATTCACGAGGGCTGTGAGGAGCCTGCCACTCACAATGCACTGGCCAAGATCTACATTGACAGCAACAACAACCCAGAGAGGTTCCTGCGTGAGAATCCCTACTATGACAGCCGTGTTGTTGGCAAGTACTGTGAGAAGAGGGACCCTCACCTGGCCTGCGTGGCGTACGAGCGTGGACAGTGTGACCTGGAGCTGATCAATGTAcgtgtgccaggctgctgcctcGGGATTGGCTGCTAACATCAGTGTCAGGGGCTGCATAGAAACATTTAGGACAAAAGcatggttttttaaaaatgtattagcTGGGAAGTGCGGGTTTCTAACACACAAGAGGAGGTGGCTGTTTAACCTCCCTCTGCAGCTTAATGAGAAACTCTCCTAAAATGGGAGGTTAATGGAGTATCAAAGGCTGAGATTTCAGTCTGCCCTCAGTTCAGAGTTCAGTACAATTTTCTGTAGGCTCCGTAGCCTTGCCTTCCCTCTGAGCAagctgtgcctctctccaggtGTGCAATGAGAACTCCCTGTTCAAGAGTCTCTCCCGCTACTTAGTTCGCCGCAAGGACCCCGAGCTCTGGGCCAGTGTGCTGCTGGAAAGCAACCCCTACAGGAGACCCCTGATTGACCAGGTACAGCTGCAGGACATTCACAGCCttgcctgtcccagctggatTTGCTGACATCACTCATTTCTGCATGccttgctctgcctgcaggttGTCCAGACTGCTCTGTCAGAGACCCAGGACCCCGAGGAAGTCTCTGTCACTGTGAAGGCCTTCATGACTGCAGATCTTCCCAACGAGCTCATTGAACTGCTGGAGAAAATTGTTCTTGATAATTCAGTGTTCAGTGAGCACAGGTGTGTGAAATGAAAGCTAAACCACAGGAAAACTTGGAGTTACTGCTGTAATGTGAAACAGCAAATAAACTAATACCTTCTGCAGAGGGGAGGGTGAATTTCTTGATCATTATTTGCTAAGTACTGTTTCTTTCCCTGCTCAGGAACCTGCAGAACCTTCTCATCCTTACAGCTATCAAGGCTGACCGCACCCGTGTCATGGAGTACATCAACCGCCTGGATAACTACGATGCCCCTGATATAGCCAATATTGCTATCAGCAACGAGCTGTTTGAGGAGGCATTTGCTATCTTCAGGAAGTTTGATGTCAACACATCAGCTGTACAGGTATCTTCAGTTCTCAGGCTGTAAAAAATCCCTGTGCATCCCCACACAAGGATTTGCTGGTGCTTAACGCCAATTAGCAAAGTGCCCAAAGCTGCTCAGTGTCTTGTCTTACAAAACAGACACTGTTTCTGTGAAAATAGATTAGTTTTAAGTTTTGCACTTAAAGATCCAAGTGTCCTCAAACCTAAACAACATTTGTTTATTGAAACTTTGTAAGCCTAAAATCACTCACGCTGTGTGAGTTGTATGGAATTAGTCTCTCTCTTTTAAAATCTGTGCATCCATTGAGGAACATAGATAAACCCCAGCTTAGTGAGTTGTAGAAGTGACCTTTCTGAGAGTGGCTGATGGTGGTTATCCTTTCCCCAGGTGTTGATAGAGCACATTGGGAACCTGGACCGCGCGTACGAGTTCGCCGAGCGCTGCAATGAACCTGCAGtgtggagccagctggccaaaGCACAGCTCCAGAAGGGGATGGTGAAGGAAGCAATTGACTCCTACATCAAAGCAGATGATCCTTCCTCATACATGGAAGTTGTTCAAGCTGCTAATGCCAGTGGTATGATTAAGTTTTGTTTACATCTTGGCTGTTGATGTTGCTCAGCTCTTTTGTGTGGTCTGctcaaactgcagttctgcCAGACCTGTATCTTGGTGCAAGTAGAGGAGTCTGGCCCTTCAAGGGCTGTTCTAAATAAGAATGGGAAAAGGTAGTGTATTCCATCTGCAGATAATCAGTGGCCTGTAATTTCCTTCTTTAGCTAGCTGGAGACTTCTTTCAGAGTCTTTGTATGAAGTTAAATAAGATTTTAGTTAGGCCCATTTTGAGATTATTTGATTAATGAATAATTGGCAGTGTGGAGGTTGTTGATTGTTGGGGAATAGCTGTAGAAGTATGTCAAAATTCAGTTCAGCTGATTGTTTAAGCACAAGTGTCTCCAGTGGTGTGAAATAAACATTCTGAACTCCTTTCCATAGGAAACTGGGAAGAACTGGTGAAGTATCTGCAGATGGCACGCAAGAAGGCTCGGGAGTCGTATGTGGAAACAGAATTAATCTTTGCTCTGGCTAAAACAAACCGCCTGGCAGAGCTAGAGGAGTTCATCAATGGCCCCAACAATGCACATATCCAGCAGGTGAGTGGGGCTGACTTTGTTTTTCTGACTCACAGAGGATTGTTGGGAATTCTCTCTCTTGGGACATGCACATAGATCTTGGCCTTTAAATCCATTTAACACGGGCTTGAATGCCACACATTGAATGTAAAGCACTGACTGAAAAGGTGCAGGAATAacgtggctgtgctgtgccccaggtTGGTGATCGCTGCTATGATGAGAAGATGTATGAAGCTGCCAAGCTCTTGTACAACAACGTGTCCAACTTCGGCCGCTTGGCCTCGACCTTGGTGCACCTGGGCGAGTACCAGGCAGCCGTGGACGGCGCCCGCAAAGCCAACAGCACTCGCACGTGGAAAGAGGTGAACTCACTGCCCCTGAGCTCAGGGACCTCAAAGCTGGGGCCTGCTCAGGAGCCTTGGTTCTAAGCAGTAACACAACTCTCAATTCCAGGTCTGCTTCGCTTGTGTGGATGGAAAAGAATTCCGCCTGGCTCAGCTGTGTGGGCTCCACATTGTAGTGCATGCAGATGAGCTGGAAGAGCTAATCAACTATTACCAGGTAATTAAGCTGACTCCTGTTGTACAGTCAGTTCTGTCATGGCAACCCTGTCAAAATCTGGGATTCTGGATGGTTTCTGATGTGAAatgtctctgtgtgtctctAAGGATCGTGGGTACTTTGAGGAGCTGATCACTATGTTGGAAGCAGCACTTGGGCTGGAGCGAGCACACATGGGGATGTTCACAGAGCTGGCAATTCTCTACTCCAAGTTCAAGCCACAGAAGATGAGGGAGCACTTGGAGCTGTTCTGGTCCAGAGTCAACATTCCCAAGGTGAATGTCTGAGGCTTTAAATTTAACTGAAAACACACCTTTTTGGGCTGCCTGTACCCAGCTTTTGCACGAGCAGCTCCTGAGGTTATTAATGGAACTAAAGCCTAATCACCGCTGGAAATTCCAGTTAACAAATATTGGTAATTCTGCCTTTTGCTTAGGTTCTGAGAGCTGCAGAACAAGCCCACCTCTGGGCTGAACTGGTGTTCCTTTATGATAAGTATGAAGAATATGATAATGCCATAATCACAATGATGAATCACCCAACAGATGCTTGGAAAGAAGGCCAGTTCAAAGATATCATCACTAAGGTATTGCTTTCCTGGTGAAAGTTATGTCTGGTTTTCATTTGGATTTCCCACAATCAAACTCCTGCTCTGAACATGCATCTTTACTCCTCTCTAGGTGGCCAATGTGGAGCTGTACTACAAGGCAGTTCAATTCTATTTGGAATTTAAGCCTCTGCTGCTCAATGATCTGCTGATGGTGTTGTCCCCTCGGCTTGACCACACTCGTGCTGTCACATTCTTCACAAAGGTAATTTTCCTGCTATCcagataaaaacaaaagctgGGAAAGCATTGAGCTGTAgtagcatttaaaaatgcttagCTActcccctgcctgccagggaagATGCTAAGAGACTTCCACAAAAACTGACTTTAATGTATCTCTCTGATTCCTTGAAGGTTAAACAGCTGCCCCTGGTTAAGCCTTACCTGCGCTCTGTTCAAAATCACAACAACAAATCAGTCAATGAGTCCCTCAACAACCTCTTCATTATTGAAGAAGATTACCAGGTATGTCTTGTCTTGAAGCACTTAATTCTGGATTTACCTCATATTCTCAGCCTTTGTTTAATGTGCAGAAACACacagttttctttctcattttcattagTTTTAACCTGCTTGCTGTTAACTTTAATTCCTTAAGTGTATGTTCTCCAGCTTTAAAGTGAATTAGTGGTGAGGAGCCGTGGATTAAGTGGAAAAGTGTTAGTGGCTTCCTGAGAGCATTTTGTGTCATTCCTgttggggacagagtggctgtgTTATGGGTGTGACAGCTCATACAGCAAACAAACACTGGGTGCTACCAAAAGGACTCTAAAGAGGCAAACAGTTGTGATGTCTGGCTGTTCTGCTGTTTTCAGAGACTCCTAACCTACTGAAAAATACTGACTGAAACATCTAAACTCCATGTGTGTCAAACAGCAGCTTCTCAAATAGAATAGCAGATCTCTGCAGGTCTGGCTGGAATACTTTATCTTGCTACAAGCAGGAATACAGAACtaacagaaaacatttccattttgtgGGTGCAGTTGTACATCTGAGGtgtgacctttttttttttttttttctgcttcactCAGGCTCTTAGGACTTCTATAGATGCTTATGACAACTTTGACAACATTTCTCTTGCCCAACGTTTGGAGAAGCACGAGCTAATAGAGTTCCGGAGGATCGCCGCCTATCTCTTCAAAGGCAACAACCGCTGGAAACAGAGCGTGGAGCTCTGCAAGAAGGACAGGCTCTACAAGGTgaggcagcacccagggcagctctgcagctctgccttgttGGTTCTGGCTTTTGGCTCTTGGTTAACAGCCCCTTGTGGGTTGCTGTGTGCCCCGAGGCTGAGGCTCTGTGCTTTGCAGGATGCCATGCAGTACGCGTCAGAATCCAAAGATACCgagctggcagaagagctgctgcagtggtTCCTGCAGGAGAACAAGAGGGAATGCTTTGGTGCTTGTCTCTTCACCTGCTACGATCTCCTAAGGCCGGATGTTGTCTTGGAAACAGCGTGGAGGCACAACATTATGGACTTTGCCATGCCATACTTTATCCAGGTCATGAAGGAATACTTGACCAAGGTAAGAGCAGGTGCCTCTCCAACACCCAGAGCTTGTTAGTCACTGTGGTGAATGCCTTGAGACTGTCTGCTTGCTACTAACATTGGTTTGGGCTTTGTCcaatgtctgtctgtccatgtcCACACTTACTTTTCAGTCCATCTGGGGAGAGACTTCGCCCTCTAAGAGGCTGAAACACTTGCAGGCTTCACCCTCTACCAGTGACAGAACCCACATCAGTAGTATTTGCCTGACCCTGGGCAGTGTCTAAAGTAGTTCCAGGCTCCAGgcatttcctgtgctgtgtcagTCAGGAATCCCAGCTGGGATCAAGCTTTAACTAAATTCTAGACTGTTACTAAAACAGCTTTACAGCTAGACCTAGAGATAACTTATTCTGCTATGCATTTAACTCTAAAATGTGGCTCTGACACTTAATGGCACTAATTATGATTCAACTCTTATTTGAAGTGACTCAGGATGGGGGAACTACTTGGTAATGCTCTGACAGACTTGAACAGACTTGAGTTAAATCCAACTGTCACTAGCAAGATTTTCCTAGATTGAACTTTTGGAGTATCTTCCAGTGAAATGGTGTAAATTGCTTAATGATTAAGACCTTTCCAAGCTTGAGTTCAGCTTTTACTTTCATGCAGTCAGTGAAGACTAAGGTGCCTGTTTGACCAGAAATTTGCCTGGCTGTTCCTTCCAAAGGCAGAACTGGCTGTAGTTCTGTAGCCAGCCTGAAATGCTGTTTTGGGGGAGGTGGGCTGAGCAATACAACTGTTTGTCAGAGATGCCTGCACCAAGCTAACACCATGCCTTTGGTGGGAGTAGTAGAttcctaaaaataaacatttcctgaTCTGATAAAGGATTAGGATGTAGCTTTGGTGTAGCTAATGAAGTTAAGAGCCAGCAAGAAGCAGAGCTGCCTTTCTAAAGCAGATACTTCTGGTGTACTTTTGTTTTTACTCGCCTGTACCTTAATTATTTCTTCCCTGACGCTTTTGTTTCTACCTTTTTATATGCTAAATATGGAATTTGATTTTTCTAAGCTGCACCTTCTGAATTCCTTTGCAGGTTGATGCAATAAAGGAAAAGGTGAAAGTTGATTCTTGTTTTCCATCTTTAAGTCTGGAGGACTAAGTCTAAGGATTCTGcatgagtttttttctttcctatgttTACTACACTGCTGCTACTGctttttccccaaacaaaataTCACTAAAGCATTTGCAAATTGTTTAACTCTCACTAGCTAGTGCTGTAGGAGAAAAGTAGATTCATTTGCTACTAATAAGCTACTAGATCCTCAGGAAGGGCATACAGGCGATCAGTTGGATCACAGTCAGCCTGCAAttgaaacaacacaaaaatactTACACAAGTGCCATTATTTGACAGCCAATCTGACTGGAACAACCTCCTACAATAAGACATGAGTCTGTGAATCCCTAAATCAGTCTGGCATTTGCTAGTTGAAGGGCTGTGATCCAGTTCCTGATCTCTGGACCATGACTAATGCGCGCTGACCGTAGGCAGAGTAGATAC
This genomic window contains:
- the CLTC gene encoding clathrin heavy chain 1 isoform X2, which translates into the protein MAQILPIRFQEHLQLQSLGINPANIGFSTLTMESDKFICIREKVGEQAQVVIIDMNDPSNPIRRPISADSAIMNPASKVIALKAGKTLQIFNIEMKSKMKAHTMTDDVTFWKWISLNTVALVTDNAVYHWSMEGESQPVKMFDRHSSLAGCQIINYRTDAKQKWLLLTGISAQQNRVVGAMQLYSVDRKVSQPIEGHAASFAQFKMEGNAEESTLFCFAVRGQAGGKLHIIEVGTPPTGNQPFPKKAVDVFFPPEAQSDFPVAMQISDKHDVVFLITKYGYIHLYDLETGTCIYMNRISGETIFVTAQHEATAGIIGVNRKGQVLSVCVEEENIIPYITNVLQNPDLALRMAVRNNLAGAEELFARKFNALFAQGNYSEAAKVAANAPKGILRTPDTIRRFQSVPAQPGQTSPLLQYFGILLDQGQLNKYESLELCRPVLQQGRKQLLEKWLKEDKLECSEELGDLVKSVDPTLALSVYLRANVPNKVIQCFAETGQVQKIVLYAKKVGYTPDWIFLLRNVMRISPDQGQQFAQMLVQDEEPLADITQIVDVFMEYNLIQQCTAFLLDALKNNRPSEGPLQTRLLEMNLMHAPQVADAILGNQMFTHYDRAHIAQLCEKAGLLQRALEHFTDLYDIKRAVVHTHLLNPEWLVNYFGSLSVEDSLECLRAMLSANIRQNLQICVQVASKYHEQLSTQSLIELFESFKSFEGLFYFLGSIVNFSQDPDVHFKYIQAACKTGQIKEVERICRESNCYDPERVKNFLKEAKLTDQLPLIIVCDRFDFVHDLVLYLYRNNLQKYIEIYVQKVNPSRLPVVIGGLLDVDCSEDVIKNLILVVRGQFSTDELVAEVEKRNRLKLLLPWLEARIHEGCEEPATHNALAKIYIDSNNNPERFLRENPYYDSRVVGKYCEKRDPHLACVAYERGQCDLELINVCNENSLFKSLSRYLVRRKDPELWASVLLESNPYRRPLIDQVVQTALSETQDPEEVSVTVKAFMTADLPNELIELLEKIVLDNSVFSEHRNLQNLLILTAIKADRTRVMEYINRLDNYDAPDIANIAISNELFEEAFAIFRKFDVNTSAVQVLIEHIGNLDRAYEFAERCNEPAVWSQLAKAQLQKGMVKEAIDSYIKADDPSSYMEVVQAANASGNWEELVKYLQMARKKARESYVETELIFALAKTNRLAELEEFINGPNNAHIQQVGDRCYDEKMYEAAKLLYNNVSNFGRLASTLVHLGEYQAAVDGARKANSTRTWKEVCFACVDGKEFRLAQLCGLHIVVHADELEELINYYQDRGYFEELITMLEAALGLERAHMGMFTELAILYSKFKPQKMREHLELFWSRVNIPKVLRAAEQAHLWAELVFLYDKYEEYDNAIITMMNHPTDAWKEGQFKDIITKVANVELYYKAVQFYLEFKPLLLNDLLMVLSPRLDHTRAVTFFTKVKQLPLVKPYLRSVQNHNNKSVNESLNNLFIIEEDYQALRTSIDAYDNFDNISLAQRLEKHELIEFRRIAAYLFKGNNRWKQSVELCKKDRLYKDAMQYASESKDTELAEELLQWFLQENKRECFGACLFTCYDLLRPDVVLETAWRHNIMDFAMPYFIQVMKEYLTKVDKLDASESLRKEEEQATETQPIVYGQPQLMLTAGPSVAVPPQAPFGYGYTAPPYGQPQPGFGYSM
- the CLTC gene encoding clathrin heavy chain 1 isoform X1, encoding MAQILPIRFQEHLQLQSLGINPANIGFSTLTMESDKFICIREKVGEQAQVVIIDMNDPSNPIRRPISADSAIMNPASKVIALKAGKTLQIFNIEMKSKMKAHTMTDDVTFWKWISLNTVALVTDNAVYHWSMEGESQPVKMFDRHSSLAGCQIINYRTDAKQKWLLLTGISAQQNRVVGAMQLYSVDRKVSQPIEGHAASFAQFKMEGNAEESTLFCFAVRGQAGGKLHIIEVGTPPTGNQPFPKKAVDVFFPPEAQSDFPVAMQISDKHDVVFLITKYGYIHLYDLETGTCIYMNRISGETIFVTAQHEATAGIIGVNRKGQVLSVCVEEENIIPYITNVLQNPDLALRMAVRNNLAGAEELFARKFNALFAQGNYSEAAKVAANAPKGILRTPDTIRRFQSVPAQPGQTSPLLQYFGILLDQGQLNKYESLELCRPVLQQGRKQLLEKWLKEDKLECSEELGDLVKSVDPTLALSVYLRANVPNKVIQCFAETGQVQKIVLYAKKVGYTPDWIFLLRNVMRISPDQGQQFAQMLVQDEEPLADITQIVDVFMEYNLIQQCTAFLLDALKNNRPSEGPLQTRLLEMNLMHAPQVADAILGNQMFTHYDRAHIAQLCEKAGLLQRALEHFTDLYDIKRAVVHTHLLNPEWLVNYFGSLSVEDSLECLRAMLSANIRQNLQICVQVASKYHEQLSTQSLIELFESFKSFEGLFYFLGSIVNFSQDPDVHFKYIQAACKTGQIKEVERICRESNCYDPERVKNFLKEAKLTDQLPLIIVCDRFDFVHDLVLYLYRNNLQKYIEIYVQKVNPSRLPVVIGGLLDVDCSEDVIKNLILVVRGQFSTDELVAEVEKRNRLKLLLPWLEARIHEGCEEPATHNALAKIYIDSNNNPERFLRENPYYDSRVVGKYCEKRDPHLACVAYERGQCDLELINVCNENSLFKSLSRYLVRRKDPELWASVLLESNPYRRPLIDQVVQTALSETQDPEEVSVTVKAFMTADLPNELIELLEKIVLDNSVFSEHRNLQNLLILTAIKADRTRVMEYINRLDNYDAPDIANIAISNELFEEAFAIFRKFDVNTSAVQVLIEHIGNLDRAYEFAERCNEPAVWSQLAKAQLQKGMVKEAIDSYIKADDPSSYMEVVQAANASGNWEELVKYLQMARKKARESYVETELIFALAKTNRLAELEEFINGPNNAHIQQVGDRCYDEKMYEAAKLLYNNVSNFGRLASTLVHLGEYQAAVDGARKANSTRTWKEVCFACVDGKEFRLAQLCGLHIVVHADELEELINYYQDRGYFEELITMLEAALGLERAHMGMFTELAILYSKFKPQKMREHLELFWSRVNIPKVLRAAEQAHLWAELVFLYDKYEEYDNAIITMMNHPTDAWKEGQFKDIITKVANVELYYKAVQFYLEFKPLLLNDLLMVLSPRLDHTRAVTFFTKVKQLPLVKPYLRSVQNHNNKSVNESLNNLFIIEEDYQALRTSIDAYDNFDNISLAQRLEKHELIEFRRIAAYLFKGNNRWKQSVELCKKDRLYKDAMQYASESKDTELAEELLQWFLQENKRECFGACLFTCYDLLRPDVVLETAWRHNIMDFAMPYFIQVMKEYLTKVDAIKEKVDKLDASESLRKEEEQATETQPIVYGQPQLMLTAGPSVAVPPQAPFGYGYTAPPYGQPQPGFGYSM